The Halorubrum salinarum genome segment GGTGGCCGCCCTCGTCGCCGTGGCCGCCCCCGCCGTGGGGGTGGCCGGCGCTGTCGCGCTCGGGGACGCGGCCGGTCGGGACCGTCTCGCCGGCGAGGAAGGCGTCGAGGTCGGTCGGCGGGAACCGCCGGCCGACGTAGAAGTCGCCGAACTCGCCGTACCGCGAGGAGGCGGGGTCGAACCGCATCTCGTAGACGATGTCCTTGATGTCGGTCGGGTCCGCGCCGAACAGCGTGACGCCCCACTCGTAGTCGTCGAAGCCGACGGAGGAGGCGATCACCTGCTTGATCTTGCCGGCGTACTCCTTGCCGACCTCGCCGTGGCCCGCCATCAGCTCGGCGCGCTCCTCGAACTCGAGGTCGTACCAGTTGTGCTCCTCGCCGCGGCGCTTGCTCATCGGGTAGAAGCTGACGTACTCCTCGTCCGGGATCTCGGGTTTCAGCTTCCCCTCGATGTACCGGCGGAGCCCCTCGTCGACGGCGTCGGCGCCCTCCTCGAAGTAGTCGTCGGAGACGTACCCCGACACCTCGGTGACGGAGACGTAGGAGGTCTCGCGCTCGGTGAACTTCGCGAGCGCGGTGTCCTCGAAGCGGCGCTCGATCGCGGAGAGGTCGTCGAGCGACGGCCGGAAGTGTAAGAAGAGGAGGTCGGCCTTGTGCCCGAGCACGGAGAACAGCGCCGACTCGCCGTCGTCGGCGTCGGCGACCAGTTCGCGGTGTTTCAGGAAGGCCTCGCCCTCTTCGATCGCCCGCTCTCGCTCGGACTCGGGCGCCTCGCGCCAGGCGTCCCAGTCGATCGAGCGGAAGTCGTGCAGCGAGAACCACCCTTCGGCGGTCTGTGGAGCCTCGACCATACGCCGGGTTGGTGCCCCGCGACTTAGGGGTTTGCGGGTCGTCCCGAGACGTAGTAATCGGCCGGACCGTCGCCGGTCGCGTCGGTGCGGAAAGCGGCACAAACGGTTTCGAAGTCCCAGCCGCTCGGGTGTACCCGAGTGCCTTCGCTAACGGGGACGCCGTTACCGAGACCGCCGAAGCCCCAGCCGGGAGGCGGGCGCACGCTCGCTGTGCTCCTCGGTCGCTCACTGCGTTCGCTCCCTGCGGTGCTTACATCGCCTGTGCCCGCCTCCCGGCTGCCCCTTTGAGTCCCGCCCCGCATCGCACGGCACCTCACGCCTCCCCAGCCTCGCCGCTCGCTTCGCTCGCGGCGTCCCTCGCGCGTGCTCCTCGGCCGCAAAGCGGCCTCGCAGGCACGCGCCGCCGCACGTGGCTGTCCGGTCGGGCTCCGGAGGCGTCGAAGTGCCCGACCGCCCGGATCGTCGCGGCTCGCGTCAGCAGTCACCGTGACCGAAACCCTTTCGACGCGACCCCGAAATGTCCGGACGATGCGGAAAAGCGGCCCGCCGAAAGGACTGATCTCGTACCTCGTGTTGGAGCTGCTCGACGAGCGACCGCGGTACGGGTACGAGCTGCTCGGCGAGATTACGGAGATCAGCGGCGGGCACTGGGAGCCCTCCTACGGCTCCGTCTACCCGATCCTCTACAAGTTCGAGGAGGGGGGCGTCGCCGAGCGCGTCGAGCGCGCCGACGAGCCCGACCGGAAGTACTTCGCGCTCACCGACGCGGGCCGCGAGGAGCTGGCCGAGAAGCGCCGCGCGATCGGCGGCGAGGCGAAGGACTTTGGCGATGTCGTCCTCGGCTTCTACCACCTGTACGCCGCGCTCGCCACCGACGGTCGGTTCGAGGTCGACGACGCGGACGCCGACTGGGCGTTCTCGGAGCGGTACAGCGCGTGGATCGTCGAGCAGATGATCCGCCACCACGAGCGCGACTTCGGCGAGTTCGAGCGGATCGACGCCTCCCCCGAGGAGTTCTACGCCCGGGAGGACGGCGCCGCGGCGGACGCGGCCGAGCCGGACTCCGCCGAGACGGAGCCCGCGGACGACGCCGAGGAGCCCTCCTCCGGCGCCGCCGACGACTGACGCGCGGCGCTCCGTCCGCGCCGGCGCTCCCGCCTCGCAGCGTCGCGACTCACCGGTTGAGCAGCCGCCACAGGAGCCCGCCGGGGAGCCCGGCGCGGACGAGCCGGTCGTACAGCCGGTCGGGCAGGACGCGCGCGATCCGCGGCAGCCACCGCGCCCGGCGGCTCACGCGGTAGCGCGTCTCCGGTCGCTCCGCGGTCGCCGCGGTCACCACGCGCTCGACGACCGTCTCGACGTCGGTGGCGGCCGGGGAGTAGCCCTCGAACTCCCGGTAGGCGTCGGCGTACGGCCCCTCG includes the following:
- a CDS encoding heme-binding protein, which translates into the protein MVEAPQTAEGWFSLHDFRSIDWDAWREAPESERERAIEEGEAFLKHRELVADADDGESALFSVLGHKADLLFLHFRPSLDDLSAIERRFEDTALAKFTERETSYVSVTEVSGYVSDDYFEEGADAVDEGLRRYIEGKLKPEIPDEEYVSFYPMSKRRGEEHNWYDLEFEERAELMAGHGEVGKEYAGKIKQVIASSVGFDDYEWGVTLFGADPTDIKDIVYEMRFDPASSRYGEFGDFYVGRRFPPTDLDAFLAGETVPTGRVPERDSAGHPHGGGGHGDEGGHHGESGHHGDDGHGRGEGHDRSGTGGGSAHGDHPHGDGDGGEGDHPHGEDGSDDGGADEDIRGELADLDIYAGKPHGEDVYATVLYSEADTGELFDEVEGLRGNFDHYGTHVKTAVYEGRHTDRAAVVSIWDTASAAETAAGFLSELPDIVARAGEESGFGTMGMFYTVKPDYQTEFVETFDDVGELLAEMDGHVETDLMVNTEDENDMFIASQWNAKEDAMAFFRSDEFSETVQWGRDVLADRPRHVFLA
- a CDS encoding PadR family transcriptional regulator, which translates into the protein MRKSGPPKGLISYLVLELLDERPRYGYELLGEITEISGGHWEPSYGSVYPILYKFEEGGVAERVERADEPDRKYFALTDAGREELAEKRRAIGGEAKDFGDVVLGFYHLYAALATDGRFEVDDADADWAFSERYSAWIVEQMIRHHERDFGEFERIDASPEEFYAREDGAAADAAEPDSAETEPADDAEEPSSGAADD